In Pseudomonas nunensis, a single window of DNA contains:
- a CDS encoding ADP-ribosylglycohydrolase family protein: MTALNRALGAFYGLALGDALGMPTQSLSRAEIKARFGEITDLEDAGPDQPIAANMPKGSITDDTEQAILVGQLLIEGEGWIEPSMLAQRLIEWEAEMQAKGSQDLLGPSTKRAIEMILAGHSPEEAGRYGTTNGAAMRITPVGIAADVADPERFITAVVQACQVTHNTTLGISSAAAVAAVVSAGINGMDLGEALNLGMQIAQQAESHGHWVAGGRIASRISWARTISIDSDKALLADLLYDVIGTSVASQESVVVSFALAQQVAIGEMSAFDAVCMAASLGGDTDTIAAILGAMLGACLGLESWPAAMIEKVKTVNGLELEPLVQGLLALR; this comes from the coding sequence GTGACCGCGCTCAATCGTGCCTTGGGCGCGTTCTATGGGCTGGCTCTGGGCGACGCCCTGGGCATGCCGACCCAATCCCTGAGCCGTGCCGAGATCAAGGCGCGCTTCGGCGAAATCACCGACCTGGAAGATGCCGGCCCCGATCAACCGATCGCCGCCAACATGCCCAAGGGCTCGATCACCGACGACACTGAACAGGCGATCCTGGTCGGTCAGTTGCTGATCGAAGGCGAAGGCTGGATCGAGCCTTCGATGCTCGCTCAACGGCTGATCGAATGGGAAGCCGAGATGCAGGCCAAGGGCTCGCAGGATTTGCTCGGCCCATCGACCAAACGCGCGATCGAGATGATCCTCGCCGGTCATTCGCCGGAAGAAGCGGGGCGCTACGGCACCACCAATGGCGCGGCGATGCGTATTACGCCAGTCGGGATCGCGGCGGATGTCGCCGATCCGGAACGCTTCATCACGGCAGTAGTGCAGGCCTGCCAGGTTACTCACAACACCACGCTGGGGATTTCCAGCGCGGCGGCGGTGGCGGCAGTGGTTTCGGCCGGCATCAACGGCATGGACCTCGGCGAGGCTTTGAACCTGGGCATGCAAATCGCCCAGCAAGCGGAAAGCCATGGCCACTGGGTCGCGGGTGGCCGCATCGCCTCGCGGATCAGTTGGGCGCGGACCATCAGCATCGACAGCGACAAGGCCTTGCTGGCCGACTTGCTCTACGACGTGATCGGCACGTCGGTAGCCTCGCAGGAGTCGGTGGTGGTGTCGTTTGCCCTGGCCCAGCAAGTGGCCATCGGTGAGATGAGCGCCTTCGACGCCGTGTGCATGGCCGCGAGCCTGGGTGGCGACACCGACACCATCGCGGCAATTCTCGGCGCGATGCTCGGGGCTTGCCTGGGGCTGGAGAGCTGGCCGGCAGCGATGATCGAAAAGGTCAAAACCGTGAATGGTCTGGAGCTGGAACCCCTTGTGCAGGGGCTGTTGGCTCTGCGCTGA
- a CDS encoding GntR family transcriptional regulator: MIRQVRFDKKQRVVDELIRRIESGLMEDGFLLPGEHQLAQEFKVSRGTLREALAELKRRNYIATQSGVGSIVTFDGVVLDQRSGWAQALADSGALVNTEVLRLEAISRPDLLSRFGTDKFITLDRRRRANDGTLVSLERSLIPATGTLESLPRVGLIDNSLTITLAAYGYIGERGDQWIGAEPLNAEDAELLGRPLGTVFLKALRTTYDRQGRFMEQVESLLDPVHFRLHLQFGESK; the protein is encoded by the coding sequence ATGATTAGACAGGTTCGATTTGACAAGAAACAACGGGTGGTCGACGAACTCATCCGGCGCATCGAAAGCGGCCTCATGGAGGACGGCTTTCTGTTGCCGGGCGAGCATCAGTTGGCTCAAGAATTCAAGGTCAGCCGCGGCACGCTGCGTGAAGCCCTGGCCGAACTGAAGAGGCGCAACTACATCGCCACGCAAAGCGGAGTCGGCTCAATCGTCACCTTCGACGGCGTGGTGCTCGATCAGCGCAGCGGCTGGGCCCAGGCTCTCGCGGACAGCGGGGCGCTGGTCAACACCGAAGTGCTGCGGTTGGAGGCGATCAGTCGTCCTGACCTGCTGTCGCGCTTCGGCACCGACAAATTCATCACTCTCGACCGTCGCCGCCGGGCCAATGACGGCACGTTGGTGTCCCTTGAACGCTCACTGATTCCCGCCACTGGCACCCTGGAAAGTCTGCCGCGAGTGGGCCTGATCGATAACTCGTTGACCATCACCCTGGCCGCCTACGGTTACATCGGCGAACGCGGTGACCAGTGGATCGGCGCCGAGCCGCTGAACGCCGAGGATGCCGAATTGCTCGGTCGTCCGCTCGGCACGGTATTCCTCAAGGCTCTGCGCACTACGTACGACCGTCAGGGCCGGTTCATGGAACAGGTCGAAAGTTTGCTCGACCCCGTACATTTCCGTCTGCACCTGCAATTTGGAGAGTCAAAGTGA